Sequence from the Natronomonas marina genome:
ACCCGCTTCGAGATCGAGATACCGGCCTGCACTGTAGGTTTCCTCACCACTCGTCGCATCCCGAAATGGCACCCACAACCGACCGTCCTCGGGGTCACTCTTGTACGCCTGGAGCGTAACGGTCTTCCCGTCGATCTCGAATCGGAACTCCCCCCATCGAAGATAGTCCTGCTCGCCTCCAGTGCTCGTTCCGACCGTTATCGTTTCCTTGTCCTCGTGCTCGTGTAGCGGCAGTTCGAAGCGGTACGCCTCCTGTGGTGGATAATACTCCAGCCCGTCGAACGACTCTCTTTCCTCCGGCGGAATCGGTGAATGGGAATTCGTTCCAAAGTAGTCGTCTTTCGCCGCTCGTTCCTCTCGAATAGCGGTCTTCCAGTCCACTACCATACGAATAGGTTCGTCGCTGCTGGTTTCTATGGGTTCGGCAATTCCTCGTTGCTAAGAATGGTCTCCCGACTCTTAGCGGATCGGTCACGTAATCCGAGGTATGACGGAGACTTTCGTCGTCATCGGTGGGGACGCCGCCGGGATGAGTGCCGCGAGCAAAGCCAGACGCGAAGATCCCGATCTCGAGATTATCGTCTTCGAGAAGGGAGACTGGGTGTCGTACGCCGCGTGTGGGATGCCGTATTACGTGAAAGGCGACGTCGACTCGCTGGACGACCTCGTCCAGGTCACCCCCGACGCCTTCCGAACCGAGCGGGACATCGATCTGCGGACGAATCACGAAGTAGTCGATATCGATCCCGAGGGACGGACGGTGACGGTTTCGACGAGCGACGACCGGTTCGAGCAGCCGTACGACCAGCTACTCGTCGCAACAGGGGCTCGAGCAATTGAACCGCCGTTCGACGGCATGGACCTCGAGGGGGTGTTCACCATCCACGACATGGACGAGGCCGATGCGATTCACA
This genomic interval carries:
- a CDS encoding DUF1684 domain-containing protein, yielding MVVDWKTAIREERAAKDDYFGTNSHSPIPPEERESFDGLEYYPPQEAYRFELPLHEHEDKETITVGTSTGGEQDYLRWGEFRFEIDGKTVTLQAYKSDPEDGRLWVPFRDATSGEETYSAGRYLDLEAGTHRTDDDAWILDFNEAYNPTCAYSDHYECPLPPTENWLEVAIRAGEKAYE